In Dromiciops gliroides isolate mDroGli1 chromosome 5, mDroGli1.pri, whole genome shotgun sequence, the following are encoded in one genomic region:
- the IL17REL gene encoding putative interleukin-17 receptor E-like produces MLSGNAIIFLTLVWGIREGQTTSQIAECGFACSEGVSCKNKVNRNIMSCFCQQPPPSVTPSILKSLMLSTAVKCVRRGACALHLSVSASLIMEESLRGLEICLLSLDTQETRCHSTKFPKGSSRKMAGRMFQVHFDCFEVSVAQHLYVTLKTFPYYCGVQISREYHVEDCTDAHVGRNISACFAGRLKYNVNHAQKAIEVHFADSPRDQAYYVRLCLKWFACEDYSPPVLVNEEQPGKSVALKYSQLLPCLCVEGWAAVPDAVRIQICPFENDTRILWDYIFYNPFTQSLSWEPPCPVQGEVHLCGMSKMSNLCWELNRTGRTIPGNVHYLQVDPQPWLCMKFITLQGSWVRCPFADGNFPGWKMKIHQLPDKFRASFISRSPARFQVQLCNRTEPFHCHVLETISVGSQGDTDAIAHVDIPEAEVCSPDICIQGWRTDVHYSVPAQMCDIKCNRSHKKKHRREHDSVITVHKLERRASASP; encoded by the exons ggtgTATCCTGCAAGAACAAAGTGAACA GGAACATTATGAGCTGTTTCTGCCAGCAGCCGCCCCCATCAGTGACGCCATCCATCCTGAAATCCCTGATGCTGTCCACAGCCGTGAAGTGTGTCCGCAGAGGGGCTTGTGCTCTGCATTTGAGTGTCAGCGCCAGCCTCATCATGGAAG AAAGCCTTCGAGGCCTGGAGATCTGCCTGCTGTCCCTGGACACACAGGAGACAAGATGTCACAGCACCAAGTTTCCCAAGGGCTCCAGTAGGAAGATGGCAGGCAGAATG TTCCAGGTACACTTCGACTGTTTTGAGGTCAGCGTTGCTCAGCACCTCTACGTCACCCTGAAGACCTTCCCCTATTACTGTGGGGTCCAGATCAGCCGTGAATACCATGTGGAAG ATTGTACAGATGCTCACGTGGGAAGAAACATCTCGGCGTGCTTTG CTGGGAGGCTCAAATACAATGTTAACCATGCCCAGAAGGCCATTGAGGTGCACTTTGCAGACAGCCCCAGGGATCAGGCCTACTATGTGCGGCTGTGTCTCAAATGGTTTGCCTGTGAAGACTACAGCCCACCAGTGCTG GTGAATGAAGAGCAGCCTGGGAAGTCGGTGGCCCTGAAGTATTCACAGCTGCTGCCTTGTCTGTGTGTTGAG GGCTGGGCTGCTGTCCCTGATGCAGTGAGAATCCAGATCTGCCCCTTTGAAAATG ACACCAGAATCCTGTGGGATTACATCTTCTACAACCCCTTCACTCAGTCCCTGAGCTGGGAGCCCCCCTGCCCTGTCCAGGGTGAAGTCCACCTGTGTGGGATGTCAAAGATGAGCAACCTGTGCTGGGAGCTGAACCGAACAGGCCGAACAATACCAGGCAAT GTTCACTACTTGCAAGTGGACCCACAGCCATGGCTTTGCATGAAG ttCATAACCCTGCAAGGCTCTTGGGTGAGATGTCCCTTTGCTGATGGAAACTTCCCAG GCTGGAAGATGAAGATTCATCAGTTACCAGACAAGTTCCGAGCCTCCTTCATCTCCAGGAGCCCAGCCCGCTTCCAGGTGCAGCTCTGCAACCGGACAGAGCCTTTCCATTGCCATGTGCTTGAGACCATCTCTGTGGGATCACAG GGAGATACAGACGCTATAGCCCACGTTGACATCCCAGAGGCGGAAGTCTGCTCCCCAGACATCTGCATCCAG GGTTGGAGGACAGATGTGCATTACTCAGTTCCTGCCCAGATGTGTGACATCAAATGCA ACAGGTCCCATAAGAAAAAGCACAGAAGAGAGCATGACTCTGTCATCACTGTCCACAA gttGGAAAGAAGAGCTTCTGCATCCCCCTAA